The Zootoca vivipara chromosome 4, rZooViv1.1, whole genome shotgun sequence genome has a segment encoding these proteins:
- the AP1S2 gene encoding AP-1 complex subunit sigma-2 isoform X2, producing the protein MQFMLLFSRQGKLRLQKWYVPLSDKEKKKITRELVQTVLSRKPKMCSFLEWRDLKIVYKRYASLYFCCAIEDQDNELITLEIIHRYVELLDKYFGSVCELDIIFNFEKAYFILDEFLLGGEVQETSKKNVLKAIEQADLLQESQNEDWGGLSEDIL; encoded by the exons ATGCAGTTTATGTTGCTTTTTAGTCGTCAAGGGAAGCTGAGACTGCAGAAATGGTATGTCCCATTATCtgacaaagaaaagaagaaaatcacAAGAGAACTTGTTCAAACAGTCTTGTCCCGTAAACCGAAAATGTGCAGTTTTCTGGAGTGGAGGGACCTGAAGATTGTCTACAAAAG ATATGCAAGTCTCTACTTTTGCTGTGCCATTGAAGATCAGGATAATGAGCTAATAACCCTGGAAATAATTCACCGTTATGTGGAATTGCTTGATAAATACTTTGGAAGT GTATGTGAACTTGATATCATCTTCAATTTTGAGAaggcttattttattttggatgAATTTCTTTTGGGAGGGGAAGTACAGGAGACCTCAAAGAAAAATGTTCTTAAAGCCATTGAACAAGCAGATCTATTACAAGAG
- the AP1S2 gene encoding AP-1 complex subunit sigma-2 isoform X1: MQFMLLFSRQGKLRLQKWYVPLSDKEKKKITRELVQTVLSRKPKMCSFLEWRDLKIVYKRYASLYFCCAIEDQDNELITLEIIHRYVELLDKYFGSVCELDIIFNFEKAYFILDEFLLGGEVQETSKKNVLKAIEQADLLQEEAETPRSVLEEIGLT, from the exons ATGCAGTTTATGTTGCTTTTTAGTCGTCAAGGGAAGCTGAGACTGCAGAAATGGTATGTCCCATTATCtgacaaagaaaagaagaaaatcacAAGAGAACTTGTTCAAACAGTCTTGTCCCGTAAACCGAAAATGTGCAGTTTTCTGGAGTGGAGGGACCTGAAGATTGTCTACAAAAG ATATGCAAGTCTCTACTTTTGCTGTGCCATTGAAGATCAGGATAATGAGCTAATAACCCTGGAAATAATTCACCGTTATGTGGAATTGCTTGATAAATACTTTGGAAGT GTATGTGAACTTGATATCATCTTCAATTTTGAGAaggcttattttattttggatgAATTTCTTTTGGGAGGGGAAGTACAGGAGACCTCAAAGAAAAATGTTCTTAAAGCCATTGAACAAGCAGATCTATTACAAGAG
- the AP1S2 gene encoding AP-1 complex subunit sigma-2 isoform X3, which yields MQFMLLFSRQGKLRLQKWYVPLSDKEKKKITRELVQTVLSRKPKMCSFLEWRDLKIVYKRYASLYFCCAIEDQDNELITLEIIHRYVELLDKYFGSVCELDIIFNFEKAYFILDEFLLGGEVQETSKKNVLKAIEQADLLQEPRHEYFNVPVY from the exons ATGCAGTTTATGTTGCTTTTTAGTCGTCAAGGGAAGCTGAGACTGCAGAAATGGTATGTCCCATTATCtgacaaagaaaagaagaaaatcacAAGAGAACTTGTTCAAACAGTCTTGTCCCGTAAACCGAAAATGTGCAGTTTTCTGGAGTGGAGGGACCTGAAGATTGTCTACAAAAG ATATGCAAGTCTCTACTTTTGCTGTGCCATTGAAGATCAGGATAATGAGCTAATAACCCTGGAAATAATTCACCGTTATGTGGAATTGCTTGATAAATACTTTGGAAGT GTATGTGAACTTGATATCATCTTCAATTTTGAGAaggcttattttattttggatgAATTTCTTTTGGGAGGGGAAGTACAGGAGACCTCAAAGAAAAATGTTCTTAAAGCCATTGAACAAGCAGATCTATTACAAGAG